One part of the Anaerofustis stercorihominis DSM 17244 genome encodes these proteins:
- a CDS encoding GNAT family N-acetyltransferase, with amino-acid sequence MIQRLTDKYIDDVIKIWLNENLNAHDFIDKDYFIKNYDIVREMLPKAEVYICKENKNVIGFIGIDNGYIAGLFVSDKYKRKGIGSNLIGFAKDKYEKLSLHVFKENNNALNFYLKHGFKIISKEINEDTNHYEYLMEYKKDLT; translated from the coding sequence ATGATCCAAAGGTTGACTGATAAATATATTGATGATGTTATTAAAATATGGCTTAATGAAAATTTGAATGCTCATGATTTTATTGATAAGGATTATTTTATAAAAAATTATGATATTGTAAGAGAAATGCTTCCAAAAGCCGAGGTTTATATTTGTAAAGAAAATAAAAATGTTATTGGCTTTATCGGTATTGATAACGGATATATTGCGGGATTATTTGTAAGCGATAAATACAAAAGAAAAGGTATTGGAAGTAATCTCATTGGTTTTGCAAAAGACAAATATGAGAAACTGTCACTTCACGTATTTAAGGAAAATAACAATGCTTTAAATTTCTATCTTAAACATGGATTTAAAATCATCAGTAAAGAAATCAATGAAGACACAAACCATTATGAATATTTAATGGAATATAAAAAAGACCTCACTTGA
- the cysK gene encoding cysteine synthase A: MAIYKQITELVGNTPLMELTNYEKENNLDATILAKIEFFNPAGSVKDRIAKAMIESAEEKGILKEGSTIIEPTSGNTGIGLASIAAAKGYKAILTMPETMSIERRKLLKAYGAEIVLTDGAKGMKGAIAKAEELQKEIKDSFIPSQFENGENPKMHYNTTGPEIYKDAEGKVDYFVAGVGTGGTLSGVGKYLKEKNPAVKIIAVEPTASAVISGGNPGPHKIQGIGAGFIPGTLDTDIYDKIIKIENEDAFEAARRVAKSDGILVGISSGAALKAATIIAQREENKDKNIVVLLPDTGERYLSTELFD; the protein is encoded by the coding sequence ATGGCTATTTATAAACAAATTACTGAACTGGTGGGAAACACCCCGCTAATGGAACTCACTAATTACGAAAAGGAAAATAATTTAGACGCTACAATATTAGCAAAAATAGAATTCTTTAATCCTGCGGGAAGCGTCAAAGACAGGATTGCAAAGGCAATGATTGAAAGTGCGGAGGAAAAAGGGATTTTAAAAGAAGGAAGCACAATAATCGAACCTACCAGCGGAAACACAGGGATAGGACTTGCAAGCATTGCGGCGGCAAAAGGATATAAAGCTATACTTACAATGCCTGAGACAATGAGTATAGAAAGAAGAAAACTTCTAAAAGCTTACGGAGCAGAAATAGTACTTACCGACGGAGCCAAAGGTATGAAAGGTGCTATTGCAAAAGCGGAAGAGCTTCAAAAAGAAATAAAAGACAGCTTCATACCAAGTCAGTTTGAAAACGGAGAAAATCCTAAAATGCACTATAATACCACCGGACCTGAAATATATAAAGATGCCGAGGGTAAAGTTGATTATTTTGTGGCAGGTGTAGGAACAGGAGGAACTCTGTCAGGAGTCGGAAAATATTTGAAAGAAAAAAATCCTGCTGTAAAAATAATTGCAGTTGAACCTACCGCATCTGCGGTGATTTCGGGAGGCAATCCGGGACCTCATAAAATCCAAGGTATAGGAGCGGGATTTATTCCGGGGACTTTAGACACCGATATTTATGATAAAATAATCAAAATAGAAAATGAAGACGCATTTGAAGCTGCGAGAAGAGTAGCTAAAAGCGACGGGATATTGGTAGGTATATCTTCGGGAGCAGCATTAAAAGCAGCTACCATCATCGCACAAAGAGAAGAAAACAAGGATAAAAACATCGTTGTGCTTCTGCCTGATACGGGAGAAAGATATCTTTCCACGGAACTATTCGACTAA
- a CDS encoding O-acetylhomoserine aminocarboxypropyltransferase/cysteine synthase family protein yields the protein MNDRNYKFETLQLHVGQEEADPTTGARAVPIYQTTSYVFDNSQHAKDRFGLKDTGNIYGRLTNPTQDVFEKRVAALEGGKAGLATASGAAAITYAVLNITRAGDHIVSSSEIYGGSYNLFAHTLKDYGIETTFLSGADPDNFKKAIKENTKAIFIETLGNPNSTIIDIETIANIAHENDIPLIVDNTFATPYLFRPIKYGADIIVHSATKFIGGHGTSLGGVIVDSGNFDWKKSGKFPMLTEPTDSYHGIKFSEAANELAYITRIRAILLRDTGASLSPFNAFILLQGLETLSLRVERHVENALKVVEFLKNHPKVEKVNHPSLNGGKQKELYDRYFTNGAGSIFTFEIKGTEKDAKEFIDRLKVFSLLANVADVKSLVIHPASTTHSQMNEEELLKSGIKPNTIRLSIGTEHIDDIIYDLENAFKGGK from the coding sequence ATGAACGATAGGAATTATAAATTTGAAACGTTACAATTACACGTAGGTCAAGAAGAAGCGGATCCGACAACAGGAGCAAGGGCTGTTCCTATATATCAAACAACATCTTATGTTTTTGATAATTCACAGCATGCAAAAGATAGGTTTGGTTTAAAAGACACAGGAAATATCTACGGTAGACTCACTAATCCAACGCAGGATGTCTTTGAAAAAAGAGTTGCCGCACTTGAAGGCGGAAAAGCGGGACTTGCAACTGCTTCTGGAGCAGCCGCAATAACTTATGCGGTACTTAACATAACAAGAGCCGGAGATCATATAGTAAGTTCATCGGAAATTTACGGCGGTTCATACAATCTTTTTGCTCATACATTAAAAGATTATGGAATTGAAACAACTTTTTTATCCGGAGCTGATCCCGATAACTTTAAAAAAGCAATAAAAGAAAATACTAAAGCTATATTTATAGAAACTCTCGGAAATCCAAATTCTACCATTATTGATATAGAAACAATAGCAAATATTGCTCATGAGAATGATATACCATTAATCGTGGATAATACATTCGCCACTCCTTATTTATTTAGACCTATAAAATACGGAGCGGACATCATAGTCCATTCTGCAACTAAGTTTATAGGAGGACACGGAACAAGCCTGGGTGGTGTAATAGTGGACAGCGGAAATTTTGACTGGAAGAAATCAGGTAAATTTCCTATGCTAACAGAACCTACCGACAGTTATCACGGAATAAAATTCAGTGAAGCCGCAAACGAACTTGCATATATTACAAGAATCAGAGCTATACTACTTAGAGATACCGGAGCTTCTTTATCCCCTTTCAACGCTTTTATTCTTTTGCAGGGTTTGGAAACACTATCCCTAAGAGTAGAAAGGCATGTTGAAAATGCATTGAAAGTAGTTGAATTCTTAAAAAATCATCCTAAAGTTGAAAAAGTAAATCATCCGTCATTGAACGGCGGGAAACAAAAAGAATTATATGACAGATACTTTACGAACGGAGCAGGTTCAATATTTACTTTTGAAATAAAAGGAACAGAAAAAGATGCAAAAGAATTTATCGATAGACTCAAAGTATTCTCTTTACTTGCAAATGTAGCTGATGTAAAATCATTAGTGATACATCCCGCTTCGACGACTCATTCACAAATGAACGAGGAAGAACTTTTAAAAAGCGGTATAAAACCAAATACGATACGATTATCTATCGGAACGGAACATATTGACGATATAATTTATGATTTAGAAAATGCCTTTAAAGGAGGAAAATAA
- a CDS encoding RrF2 family transcriptional regulator — MKISTKGRYALRLMIDLAKNYDGKYITLKEVSKRQDISIKYLEQITTQLCKVGYLNSVRGPKGGYKLAKEPREYTAGDILRVTEGSLAPIACLEAEENACTRSGSCATLPFWKGLYNVIENYVNNVTLEDLLDDEKDTIDYII, encoded by the coding sequence ATGAAAATTTCTACAAAAGGAAGATATGCCCTAAGGCTTATGATAGATTTAGCTAAAAATTATGACGGTAAATATATAACATTAAAAGAAGTTTCCAAAAGACAGGATATATCCATTAAATATTTAGAGCAAATAACAACTCAATTATGTAAAGTAGGATATTTAAACAGTGTAAGAGGTCCAAAAGGCGGATATAAACTAGCAAAGGAACCCAGAGAATATACTGCCGGTGATATATTAAGAGTAACGGAAGGAAGCCTTGCCCCCATTGCTTGTTTAGAAGCGGAAGAAAACGCATGCACAAGGAGCGGCTCGTGTGCAACGCTGCCTTTTTGGAAAGGACTTTATAATGTAATTGAAAATTACGTCAATAATGTAACTTTGGAAGATTTGCTTGACGATGAAAAAGATACGATAGACTATATAATATAA
- a CDS encoding FeoA family protein, whose protein sequence is MSNERGGGMPLVMAGVGEESYIKRIKGKDETKNFLEKLGFVVGGKVMVVSKNNGNIIVNVKDSRVAISKEMAARVMI, encoded by the coding sequence ATGAGTAATGAAAGAGGTGGCGGTATGCCTTTAGTTATGGCCGGTGTCGGAGAAGAAAGTTACATCAAAAGGATAAAAGGTAAAGATGAAACTAAGAATTTTCTTGAAAAGTTGGGTTTTGTTGTCGGCGGAAAAGTTATGGTAGTATCTAAAAATAACGGTAATATCATTGTTAATGTTAAAGATTCCAGAGTTGCGATAAGCAAAGAGATGGCCGCAAGGGTAATGATATAG
- a CDS encoding FeoA family protein: MQALNTSKCGSTVKVKKLHGEGAVKRRMMDMGITKGSEIFIRKVAPLGDPIEVKVRGYELSLRKADAKMIEVE; encoded by the coding sequence ATGCAAGCATTAAATACTTCAAAATGCGGTTCTACCGTTAAAGTAAAAAAGCTGCACGGTGAGGGTGCGGTAAAAAGAAGAATGATGGATATGGGAATTACAAAAGGCAGTGAAATCTTTATTAGAAAAGTAGCTCCTTTGGGAGATCCTATAGAAGTTAAGGTAAGAGGTTATGAACTTAGTCTCAGAAAAGCTGATGCTAAGATGATAGAAGTAGAATAA
- the feoB gene encoding ferrous iron transport protein B has translation MIKLALAGNPNSGKTTLFNDLTGASQYVGNWPGVTVEKKEGRVKGDREIHLVDLPGIYSLSPYTLEEVVSRNFLLNEKPDAIINIVDATNLERNLYLTTQLVELGIPVIIALNMMDIIKKKGEIINTKKLEEQIGCKVVEISALKGEGTKNLISEAKKVSCEKKKIDIKHTFDSKVEKSLIEIEEIIKGKVKEDLLHWYSIKLYERDEKVLEKISLNREDKKSIETIIEKSEKEFDDDSESIITNERYTYITSIIDSCFKKRNKSLMSTSDKIDRIVTNRILAIPIFAIVMYLVYYISISTIGTAATDWVNDVLFGENGIPGVIGSFLVSVGAAEWLQSLILDGIVAGVGAVLGFLPQMLVLFLCLAILEDCGYMARVAFIMDRIFRKFGLSGKSFIPMLIGTGCGVPGVMASRTIENERDRKITIMTTTFVPCSAKLPIIALIAGALFPGATWVGPSAYFLGIAAIVCSGIILKKTRRFAGDPAPFVMELPAYHIPGAKSVLIHMWDRAKSFVKKAGTIIFLACALIWFLQSFGFENGSFGMVEMDNSLLKSIGSLIAPLFAPLGFGDWKAAVATVTGLIAKENVVGTFGILYGFAEVAEDGAEIWANVAAAFTPLAAYAFLAFNLLSAPCFAAIGAMHREFGNGKWTLFAVAYQCLLAYCTSLSIYQIGMFVTGHGFTILTAVAFLVVIGFIYLLVRPYKEKYDLSGKEALLNA, from the coding sequence ATGATAAAATTAGCACTTGCAGGGAACCCTAACTCGGGGAAAACCACGTTATTTAATGATTTGACCGGAGCCAGCCAATATGTAGGCAACTGGCCGGGTGTAACGGTAGAAAAAAAAGAAGGCAGAGTTAAAGGAGATAGGGAAATTCATTTGGTGGATTTGCCGGGTATATATTCTCTTTCTCCGTATACTCTTGAGGAAGTTGTATCAAGAAATTTTTTACTAAATGAAAAGCCTGACGCAATAATAAATATCGTTGATGCTACAAATTTGGAAAGAAACTTGTATTTGACAACACAGCTTGTTGAACTTGGTATTCCAGTTATTATTGCTCTTAATATGATGGATATCATCAAGAAAAAGGGCGAAATAATAAATACTAAAAAGCTTGAAGAACAAATAGGATGTAAAGTTGTTGAGATTTCGGCTCTAAAAGGAGAAGGAACAAAAAATCTTATTTCAGAGGCTAAAAAAGTTAGCTGTGAAAAGAAAAAGATAGATATTAAACATACTTTTGATTCAAAAGTAGAGAAATCATTGATTGAAATCGAAGAAATTATAAAGGGTAAAGTAAAAGAAGATTTACTTCATTGGTACAGCATAAAGCTTTACGAAAGAGATGAAAAAGTTTTAGAAAAGATTTCTTTAAATAGAGAAGATAAAAAGAGTATTGAAACAATTATAGAAAAATCCGAAAAAGAATTTGATGATGACAGTGAAAGCATCATAACAAACGAAAGATATACATATATCACAAGCATAATCGACAGTTGTTTCAAAAAGAGAAATAAATCTCTCATGAGTACCTCTGATAAAATCGACAGGATAGTTACAAACAGGATTTTAGCTATTCCTATATTTGCGATAGTTATGTATTTGGTTTACTACATTTCTATTTCAACAATAGGTACAGCCGCAACTGACTGGGTAAATGATGTACTGTTCGGAGAAAACGGTATCCCCGGCGTAATAGGCAGTTTCCTTGTCAGTGTAGGAGCTGCGGAGTGGCTACAATCGCTGATACTTGACGGTATAGTAGCCGGAGTAGGGGCAGTACTCGGTTTCCTTCCTCAAATGTTGGTATTGTTCCTATGTCTGGCAATTTTGGAAGACTGCGGATATATGGCTCGTGTAGCATTTATTATGGATAGGATATTTAGAAAGTTCGGGCTTTCGGGAAAATCTTTCATTCCTATGCTTATCGGAACAGGCTGCGGAGTTCCCGGAGTTATGGCAAGCAGGACCATTGAAAACGAAAGAGACAGAAAAATTACCATAATGACTACTACTTTCGTACCTTGTTCTGCAAAACTTCCTATCATCGCTTTGATTGCAGGGGCATTATTCCCGGGAGCGACTTGGGTAGGTCCTTCGGCTTATTTCCTTGGTATTGCCGCAATAGTATGTTCAGGTATCATCCTTAAAAAGACGAGACGTTTTGCGGGCGACCCGGCTCCGTTTGTAATGGAACTTCCCGCATATCATATACCGGGTGCAAAAAGTGTACTTATCCATATGTGGGACAGAGCTAAATCTTTCGTTAAAAAAGCAGGAACGATCATTTTCCTTGCTTGTGCACTTATTTGGTTCCTTCAAAGTTTCGGCTTTGAAAACGGATCGTTCGGTATGGTCGAAATGGACAACAGTTTACTTAAATCCATCGGAAGTTTGATAGCTCCTTTATTTGCTCCTCTCGGATTTGGAGACTGGAAAGCTGCAGTTGCTACAGTAACGGGTTTGATTGCAAAAGAAAATGTCGTTGGTACTTTCGGTATACTATACGGATTTGCCGAAGTAGCAGAGGACGGAGCGGAAATTTGGGCTAATGTTGCCGCTGCATTTACACCACTTGCAGCATATGCATTCTTAGCATTCAATCTATTATCAGCTCCTTGCTTTGCCGCAATAGGTGCAATGCACAGAGAGTTCGGTAACGGAAAATGGACATTATTTGCTGTCGCTTATCAATGTTTGCTTGCTTACTGTACATCTTTATCAATATATCAAATAGGTATGTTCGTGACTGGTCATGGATTTACGATACTTACCGCAGTAGCTTTCTTGGTTGTGATTGGTTTTATTTATCTCCTTGTCAGACCATACAAAGAAAAATATGATTTATCCGGAAAAGAGGCGCTTTTAAATGCTTAA
- a CDS encoding FeoB-associated Cys-rich membrane protein — protein MLNFIINNIATIIITLILLAFGYVAVKSLFKSHKNGSSIGCGNDCSHCGHCAGIQDKK, from the coding sequence ATGCTTAACTTTATTATAAATAATATAGCAACTATAATAATAACATTGATACTTTTAGCGTTTGGATATGTTGCTGTAAAATCGTTGTTTAAGAGTCATAAGAACGGAAGCAGTATCGGCTGCGGAAATGACTGCAGTCACTGCGGACATTGTGCGGGTATACAAGATAAAAAATAA
- a CDS encoding transcriptional repressor: protein MENTRNTIQKKIIFNTLKSMKEHPSAQEVYEKVHEKHSTISRATVFRVLNNLASLGHLNRLRMPDMPDLYDYKTTGHYHIKCRECNDIKNVEVEFLNDIDKEVENDSGYKILNHNLVFEGICPTCQKDMDKK, encoded by the coding sequence ATGGAAAATACAAGAAATACGATTCAGAAAAAAATAATATTTAATACATTAAAATCTATGAAGGAACATCCTTCCGCACAGGAAGTATATGAAAAGGTTCATGAAAAACATTCTACAATAAGCAGAGCAACCGTGTTCAGGGTGTTGAATAATCTAGCCTCTTTAGGGCATTTAAATCGTCTTAGAATGCCTGATATGCCCGATTTGTACGATTATAAAACGACCGGGCATTATCATATTAAATGCAGAGAATGCAATGATATAAAAAATGTGGAAGTGGAGTTTCTAAATGATATAGATAAAGAAGTCGAAAATGACAGCGGGTATAAAATATTAAATCATAATCTTGTATTCGAGGGTATTTGCCCAACTTGTCAAAAAGATATGGATAAAAAATAA
- a CDS encoding glutamate synthase-related protein, with product MVYKCSVCGYIYDEEKEGKPFSELKECPVCKHPASVFVKVEEKLNKKEVKEENKKQDNVKSDSLEYESDYRRIDETCRYMTQIHEMAVSGKPIIEAMGTKMSMPGFDDILFLGAQLNPMPLDEHAFVRTTTVIGKNAKRPMILNNPVYISHMSFGALSKEIKVSLSKGSAMAGSAMCSGEGGILKEEMEAANKYIFEYVPNKYSVTDENLKNADAIEIKIGQGTKPGMGGHLPGGKVTPEIAKVRNKPLGKDIISPSKLEGINTKEDLKNLVDELRERSDGRPIGIKIAAGRIERDLEYIVYAGADFVTIDGRGGATGASPRIIRDSTSVPTVYALYRARKYLDSVKSDMELVITGGLRVSSDFAKAIAMGADAVAIASAGLMAAACQQYRICGSGNCPLGIATQDPELRKRLKIDKSSKRVANFLNCSLEEIKTFSRITGHDDIHDMNVDDLCTINREISEFTNIPHA from the coding sequence ATGGTTTATAAATGCAGTGTTTGCGGTTATATTTACGATGAAGAAAAAGAAGGTAAACCCTTTAGTGAATTAAAGGAATGTCCTGTTTGTAAACATCCTGCAAGCGTATTTGTTAAGGTCGAAGAAAAGTTAAATAAAAAAGAAGTAAAAGAAGAAAATAAAAAACAAGATAATGTAAAAAGTGACTCTCTTGAATACGAAAGTGACTATAGAAGAATTGACGAAACTTGTCGTTATATGACTCAAATTCACGAAATGGCAGTGAGCGGTAAACCTATTATCGAAGCTATGGGAACGAAAATGAGTATGCCGGGCTTTGATGATATTTTGTTTTTGGGTGCTCAGCTTAATCCCATGCCTTTGGATGAACATGCGTTTGTCAGAACTACTACTGTAATAGGTAAAAATGCAAAGAGACCTATGATTTTGAATAATCCTGTGTATATATCTCATATGTCCTTTGGAGCACTGTCAAAGGAAATCAAAGTTTCTCTTTCCAAAGGAAGTGCAATGGCGGGAAGTGCGATGTGTTCCGGCGAAGGCGGGATTTTAAAAGAAGAAATGGAAGCGGCAAATAAGTATATTTTTGAATATGTTCCAAATAAATATAGTGTGACCGATGAAAATTTAAAAAATGCAGATGCGATCGAAATAAAAATAGGACAGGGAACAAAACCCGGAATGGGAGGTCATCTTCCGGGAGGAAAAGTAACTCCAGAAATTGCCAAGGTAAGAAACAAACCTCTCGGTAAAGATATAATAAGCCCTTCCAAACTTGAAGGGATAAACACAAAAGAAGATTTGAAAAATCTTGTTGATGAACTTAGAGAAAGGTCTGACGGAAGACCTATAGGTATAAAAATTGCAGCGGGAAGAATTGAAAGAGATTTGGAGTACATAGTTTATGCGGGAGCAGATTTTGTCACTATTGACGGAAGAGGCGGTGCAACAGGCGCAAGTCCCAGAATAATAAGAGATTCTACAAGTGTTCCTACTGTCTATGCTTTATATAGGGCAAGAAAATATCTTGACAGCGTTAAGTCCGATATGGAGCTTGTCATTACCGGAGGACTTAGAGTATCATCCGATTTTGCAAAAGCTATTGCAATGGGTGCGGATGCGGTTGCCATTGCTTCTGCGGGATTAATGGCTGCTGCATGTCAGCAGTATAGGATATGCGGAAGCGGAAATTGTCCTCTCGGTATTGCTACCCAAGACCCTGAGCTTAGAAAAAGACTTAAAATAGATAAAAGCAGCAAGAGAGTTGCTAATTTCTTAAACTGTTCTTTGGAAGAAATAAAGACTTTTTCAAGGATAACGGGACATGATGATATTCATGATATGAACGTAGATGATTTATGTACCATAAACAGAGAAATCTCTGAATTCACAAACATACCTCACGCATAA
- a CDS encoding ZIP family metal transporter: MNLVIITAIGVGGATVVGALIGFLFKVISHKFSDVVLGFAAGIMLAASMIGLIIPSIESGGKHGIWISVLGILIGALFLDFADKITPHLHRLTGMDREKHSSNAKINKVMLFVLAIAIHNLPEGMAAGVGFGSDNISSAMIVAIGIALQNIPEGMVIISPMLLSGVSKKRTLVIASLTGVIEVVGTFIGYFLADISGTVLPFLLAFAGGTMLYIISDEMIPETHSHGFEKYATYSLLVGFIVMLIMDFYIS; this comes from the coding sequence ATGAACCTTGTCATTATAACCGCTATTGGTGTCGGCGGTGCGACAGTAGTCGGAGCTTTAATAGGATTTTTATTTAAAGTTATTTCACATAAATTCAGTGATGTCGTTCTCGGTTTTGCCGCAGGGATAATGCTTGCGGCAAGTATGATAGGACTTATTATTCCTTCTATAGAAAGCGGCGGAAAACATGGCATATGGATAAGTGTACTCGGGATTCTTATCGGCGCATTATTTTTGGATTTTGCAGATAAAATAACACCTCATCTGCATAGGCTCACCGGAATGGACAGAGAAAAACATAGTTCGAATGCAAAGATAAATAAAGTAATGTTATTCGTGCTTGCCATTGCCATTCATAATCTTCCCGAAGGAATGGCTGCGGGAGTTGGTTTCGGAAGTGATAATATAAGCAGTGCGATGATAGTTGCTATTGGTATAGCTCTTCAAAATATACCCGAGGGTATGGTCATAATATCTCCGATGTTATTAAGTGGTGTTAGTAAAAAAAGAACGCTTGTTATTGCATCTTTGACGGGAGTCATAGAAGTTGTTGGAACTTTTATAGGCTATTTCCTTGCCGATATATCAGGTACGGTTCTTCCGTTTTTGCTTGCATTTGCTGGCGGAACAATGCTTTATATAATCAGTGATGAAATGATACCGGAAACACATTCTCATGGATTTGAAAAATATGCTACTTATTCTCTGCTCGTTGGATTTATAGTTATGTTGATAATGGATTTTTATATATCTTAA
- a CDS encoding S1C family serine protease, whose protein sequence is MDNNIDNVNKSDKKRRTAIFALIVAAMMITSTVLGFVGGFAANKFLGSNKADGVTSTSIPVASTTSSESGNMNVSNVVKSVKNSVVSIECESQSQAQINPLYDSGSSTSKSAGSGVIVTTDGYIVTNNHVVDGADKITVKTADEKSYTAKLVGVDSETDIAVIKIEAKGLKSASFGKSSTLEVGDEIVAIGNPLGELSGTVTNGIVSALSREVTIENETMNLIQTNASINAGNSGGGLFDKNGLLVGVVNAKAAGNNVEGIGFAIPIDTAKNVIEQIMDYGYVKGRVTSGLTLIDILDENTARQYSVNELGVYIYSVAEGSNAEKAGLKSGYIVKSVNGTKVESASDFKAVIKKLKVGDKIKVTVSNGMSEGSVEYKLSEKK, encoded by the coding sequence ATGGATAATAATATAGATAATGTAAATAAATCAGATAAAAAGAGAAGGACCGCGATTTTTGCTTTGATAGTAGCGGCTATGATGATAACTTCCACAGTGCTCGGCTTTGTAGGAGGATTTGCGGCAAATAAATTTTTAGGATCCAATAAAGCCGATGGAGTTACATCCACAAGTATCCCCGTAGCTTCAACAACTTCATCGGAAAGCGGGAATATGAATGTTTCAAATGTAGTTAAATCCGTTAAAAACAGCGTTGTTTCCATAGAGTGTGAAAGCCAAAGTCAGGCTCAAATAAATCCTTTATACGATAGCGGAAGTTCAACTTCCAAATCGGCAGGAAGCGGCGTTATAGTTACGACAGACGGATATATAGTTACAAATAATCACGTTGTTGACGGAGCAGATAAGATAACCGTTAAGACTGCCGATGAAAAAAGCTACACCGCAAAACTCGTAGGTGTTGACAGCGAAACAGATATAGCTGTAATAAAGATCGAAGCCAAAGGTCTTAAGAGTGCTTCTTTCGGAAAATCATCAACACTTGAAGTAGGCGATGAAATTGTTGCAATAGGTAATCCTTTGGGTGAGCTTTCCGGTACAGTAACAAATGGTATCGTTTCTGCACTTAGCAGGGAAGTAACAATTGAAAACGAAACGATGAATCTTATTCAAACAAATGCTTCTATTAATGCAGGAAACTCAGGTGGAGGACTATTCGATAAGAACGGATTGTTAGTTGGGGTTGTAAATGCGAAAGCTGCGGGAAATAATGTAGAGGGTATCGGTTTTGCAATTCCTATCGATACTGCTAAAAATGTAATTGAACAGATAATGGATTATGGATATGTAAAAGGAAGAGTTACAAGCGGACTTACACTTATAGATATTTTAGATGAAAATACTGCAAGACAATATAGTGTAAACGAACTTGGGGTTTATATTTACAGTGTAGCTGAAGGTTCAAATGCCGAAAAAGCAGGTTTAAAATCAGGCTATATCGTTAAATCCGTAAACGGGACTAAAGTTGAAAGTGCAAGCGACTTTAAAGCAGTGATTAAAAAATTAAAAGTCGGAGATAAAATAAAAGTAACTGTATCGAACGGTATGAGTGAAGGTAGTGTTGAATACAAATTAAGTGAAAAAAAGTAG